A stretch of the Gemmatimonadales bacterium genome encodes the following:
- a CDS encoding protein kinase, with product MHDILERLQRALGDRYAVERELGAGGMAMVYLAEDLRHHRKVALKILRPEIAATLGAGRFAREIEVAARLQHPNILPLLDSGEAEGFFFYVMPFVEGESLRDRLARGGELPIHDAVRILVEVADALSHAHAHGVVHRDIKPDNIMLSGRHALVADFGVAKAVTEATGRQVLTSAGVALGTPAYMAPEQATADPHQDHRVDIYALGVLGYELLTGRAPFSATTAQEMLAAHVTADPEPLEQYRPTVSPALAAVVMKCLAKKPADRWQTAEELLQHLEPLTTPSSGITPAQTAPFARWRSRRRRMLLGTGVCLVLVVSVVDLAYRVLHAKPLDITVSNIVHVTSEPGIEFQPAISPDGNEVAYVAGPVGAWRPFVRGAFDVAGGAAVRLGDNTFDRALFPSWSADGQSVRFLGHRAGRFAWYETGRLGGALRPLPVPAVAVAWSADGSRAAFARGDTLFSELAGDAAARVVGIQPEGNADLHSPAWSPDGKWIAYVSGNLAWQVTGNVAPSSIWIINSGGGTPVRLTSDANLNVSPTWLDTRHLLFVSNRDGPRAVYVAEVGPRGMRGEPRLVPGLTDPHSISYSIGARTLAWAQFTTRQNIWSYPLERTEPVSIRDGHPLTNDNQVIEQHDVSPDGKWLAFDSNLRGSMDVYRLPLAGGAPEPLTASTLQEEGPRWSPDGTEIAFYSYVSMSRADVMVMPAEGGTPVRLTGSLRLNQHPTWSPNGLRIAFQSDRSGSFALWVLSRDSIGGPWHAAAPLGHGACELPEWAPDGSAVACIDESFNLLLISPMSGSVLHRDLLARSRLAWAGGVPRYSRDGRTIYAFATRPDGGPGIWAIPVVRGPARLVVAFDDPPLTGLGFVSVGKDRLYLSVSQSESNIWVAKLRY from the coding sequence GTGCACGATATCCTCGAGCGGCTGCAGAGGGCGCTGGGCGATCGTTACGCGGTCGAGCGCGAGCTCGGCGCGGGTGGCATGGCCATGGTGTATCTCGCCGAGGACCTGCGCCACCACCGCAAGGTTGCGCTCAAGATCCTGCGCCCCGAGATCGCCGCCACGCTTGGCGCGGGCCGCTTCGCCCGCGAGATCGAGGTCGCCGCCCGCCTCCAACACCCCAACATCCTGCCGCTGCTCGATTCGGGGGAAGCCGAGGGCTTCTTCTTCTACGTCATGCCGTTCGTCGAAGGTGAGTCGCTGCGCGACCGCTTGGCGCGCGGGGGCGAGCTGCCCATCCACGATGCCGTCCGGATCCTGGTGGAAGTGGCGGACGCGTTGAGCCACGCGCATGCCCATGGTGTGGTGCACCGGGACATCAAGCCCGACAACATCATGCTCTCGGGGCGGCACGCGCTGGTGGCGGACTTCGGGGTGGCGAAGGCGGTGACGGAGGCAACAGGCCGCCAGGTGCTAACCTCAGCCGGGGTGGCGCTGGGCACGCCGGCCTACATGGCGCCGGAACAGGCGACCGCCGATCCGCACCAGGACCACCGGGTCGATATCTACGCGCTGGGCGTGCTGGGCTACGAGCTGCTGACGGGGCGGGCGCCGTTCTCGGCCACGACGGCGCAAGAGATGCTCGCGGCGCACGTCACGGCGGACCCGGAGCCTCTGGAGCAGTACCGGCCCACGGTGTCGCCGGCGTTGGCGGCCGTGGTGATGAAGTGTCTGGCGAAGAAGCCGGCGGATCGTTGGCAGACGGCGGAGGAGCTCCTCCAACACTTGGAGCCCCTCACCACGCCGAGCAGCGGGATTACTCCGGCACAGACGGCTCCGTTCGCCCGCTGGCGGTCCCGGCGCCGGAGGATGCTGCTGGGCACCGGCGTGTGCCTGGTGCTCGTGGTGTCCGTCGTGGACCTGGCGTATCGAGTGCTGCACGCCAAGCCGCTCGACATCACGGTCTCCAACATCGTGCATGTCACCAGCGAGCCAGGGATCGAGTTCCAGCCGGCGATCTCGCCGGATGGAAACGAGGTGGCGTACGTGGCCGGCCCAGTAGGTGCCTGGCGCCCCTTCGTCCGCGGCGCTTTCGACGTCGCGGGGGGAGCCGCGGTTCGTCTCGGGGACAACACGTTCGATCGTGCGTTGTTTCCCTCCTGGAGCGCGGATGGCCAGTCGGTGCGGTTCCTGGGTCACCGAGCAGGACGCTTCGCGTGGTACGAGACCGGGAGGCTCGGCGGGGCCCTCCGGCCGCTCCCGGTGCCGGCCGTGGCGGTGGCATGGTCCGCCGACGGCAGCCGCGCCGCCTTCGCGCGCGGCGACACGCTCTTCAGCGAACTGGCCGGGGATGCCGCGGCGCGAGTCGTAGGGATTCAGCCGGAGGGGAACGCGGATCTGCATTCGCCGGCCTGGTCGCCGGATGGAAAGTGGATTGCGTACGTCAGTGGCAATCTGGCGTGGCAGGTCACCGGCAACGTGGCTCCATCGTCCATCTGGATCATCAACTCGGGCGGGGGCACGCCGGTGCGGCTTACTAGCGACGCCAACCTCAATGTCAGCCCCACGTGGCTCGACACGCGGCATCTGCTGTTCGTCTCCAACCGCGATGGGCCACGTGCCGTATACGTCGCCGAAGTGGGGCCGAGAGGCATGCGAGGGGAACCGCGACTCGTCCCCGGGCTGACGGACCCGCATTCGATCTCTTACTCGATCGGCGCGAGGACTCTCGCGTGGGCACAGTTCACGACGCGGCAGAACATCTGGTCCTATCCGCTCGAGCGCACCGAGCCCGTCTCCATCCGCGACGGCCATCCACTGACCAACGACAATCAGGTGATCGAGCAGCACGACGTTTCGCCCGACGGGAAGTGGCTGGCCTTCGACAGCAACCTCCGTGGGAGCATGGATGTGTATAGGCTGCCGTTGGCGGGTGGTGCTCCCGAGCCGCTCACCGCCAGTACGCTTCAGGAGGAGGGGCCCCGCTGGTCGCCAGACGGTACGGAGATCGCGTTCTACTCCTACGTCAGCATGAGCCGGGCCGATGTGATGGTGATGCCCGCAGAGGGAGGCACGCCCGTGCGCCTCACCGGGAGCCTCAGGTTGAACCAACACCCGACCTGGTCCCCGAACGGCCTGCGCATCGCCTTTCAGTCGGATCGCTCCGGGTCGTTCGCGCTGTGGGTGCTCTCGCGCGACAGCATCGGCGGTCCCTGGCACGCGGCGGCACCGCTGGGCCACGGCGCGTGCGAGTTGCCCGAGTGGGCGCCGGACGGGAGTGCTGTGGCGTGCATCGACGAATCGTTCAACCTGCTGCTGATCTCACCCATGAGCGGCTCGGTGCTGCACCGCGACCTTCTTGCCCGGAGCAGGCTCGCCTGGGCGGGCGGGGTCCCACGCTATTCCCGCGACGGCAGGACCATCTATGCTTTCGCGACCCGGCCGGACGGTGGCCCTGGCATCTGGGCCATACCCGTGGTGCGCGGCCCGGCGCGCCTGGTGGTGGCGTTCGACGACCCGCCGCTCACCGGCCTCGGGTTCGTCAGCGTGGGCAAGGACCGGCTGTATCTCAGCGTGTCGCAGTCGGAAAGCAACATCTGGGTGGCGAAGCTCCGGTACTGA
- a CDS encoding lanthionine synthetase LanC family protein, with translation MAAAHGGVRVDAMPLAGPQVLPPDVRIVPVADAGARTGSRLRRDGGDFTVSRPGSRHHAKVVGRQAAELLALFRKPRRVADAVLAYARRNGRNPEAVLAAAFPVIRDCCNAGFLVAAGSPEAKAIAPMLRRGDRVGEWRIVRCVQALEDFEVYQASDGRAPAALKILRPGAGELPASLLANEARVVRMLAGRDAPRLLGEGTHRQRPYVVTSWCSGVSPAIAAAELREVGRRDQLLALCGAIAEAYARLHALGVVHADADTRNLLVADNGQVTILDFGFARVLDDRGTTHGVPRAGVGFFAEPEYARAALKGHRPPPATAATDQYAVAALLFALLTGDFHLDFALEQRRALRQIATAAPLPFARRHTRPWPGVERVLRRALSRSPSARYGSMAAFAASLRAAGRRQSTRGGRRAGAWDSGSASLALSKILKQALRSLDPAGPGFAAVLAPPTASVTMGAAGVAAGLCRLACALDDPWLLSAADAWLVRAEREIGRPEAYYDEAIGIPADIVGRTTPYHTASGIHLVRALLSLAVCDSTSADAAAAAFVAASRGPCRSFDLTLGRAGTLLACAMLADALRAGGGAATPAVERLGWATQGRLWRRIAGFPPVPGCAQLPVPGLAHGWAGVLYATLRWHASAGGRPPDGLERRLHELASCAEPNGRGVAWACDHAGPGEEPFTGYSSGWCGGSAGFVHLWTLAHRELGRREFLDLARLSAWHTWEGRERGATLCCSKAGRAYALLNLYRHTGDPVWLSRARALGARAAREVLTPGRAPWRPFSLYKGDLGVAVLAADLERPELACMPMFEDEGWPRLTKT, from the coding sequence GTGGCTGCGGCGCACGGCGGCGTTCGGGTAGACGCGATGCCCCTTGCCGGTCCGCAGGTGCTGCCGCCGGACGTCCGGATCGTGCCCGTCGCGGACGCAGGCGCGCGCACGGGAAGTCGCCTCCGCCGGGACGGAGGCGACTTCACGGTGAGCCGGCCGGGCTCGCGTCACCACGCCAAGGTCGTGGGCCGTCAGGCGGCCGAGCTGCTCGCGCTGTTTCGCAAGCCCCGTCGCGTCGCTGACGCGGTGCTGGCATACGCCAGGCGGAACGGTCGAAACCCGGAGGCCGTGCTGGCGGCGGCTTTCCCCGTCATCCGCGACTGCTGCAACGCCGGCTTCCTCGTCGCCGCCGGTTCGCCGGAAGCGAAAGCCATCGCTCCCATGCTGCGACGCGGCGACCGCGTCGGCGAGTGGCGGATCGTGCGGTGCGTGCAGGCGCTTGAGGACTTTGAGGTCTACCAGGCCAGTGACGGGAGGGCGCCCGCCGCCCTCAAGATCCTGCGGCCCGGCGCGGGTGAGTTGCCGGCGTCGCTCCTGGCGAACGAGGCGCGCGTGGTGCGCATGCTCGCTGGCCGCGATGCGCCGCGGCTCCTCGGGGAGGGGACGCATCGGCAGCGCCCGTACGTGGTAACATCGTGGTGCAGCGGCGTGTCTCCCGCGATCGCGGCCGCCGAGCTGCGCGAGGTGGGGCGGCGGGACCAACTGCTCGCACTGTGCGGCGCCATCGCCGAGGCGTACGCACGCCTTCACGCTCTCGGCGTCGTCCACGCCGACGCGGACACGCGCAATCTGCTCGTCGCCGACAATGGGCAGGTCACCATCCTGGACTTCGGCTTCGCCCGGGTGCTCGACGACCGGGGGACGACCCACGGCGTCCCACGCGCCGGCGTCGGGTTCTTCGCAGAGCCGGAATACGCGAGGGCGGCTCTGAAAGGGCATCGGCCGCCGCCGGCAACCGCGGCGACCGACCAATACGCAGTGGCCGCCTTGCTGTTCGCCCTCCTCACGGGTGATTTCCACCTGGACTTCGCGCTCGAACAGCGGCGCGCGTTGCGGCAGATCGCAACGGCCGCGCCGCTCCCGTTCGCCCGGCGACACACCAGGCCGTGGCCAGGCGTCGAGCGCGTGCTGCGGCGCGCTCTGTCCAGGTCGCCTTCCGCCCGCTACGGCTCCATGGCAGCCTTCGCCGCATCCCTGCGGGCGGCGGGCCGGAGACAGTCGACTCGCGGCGGCCGGCGTGCCGGAGCATGGGACTCGGGCTCGGCGTCGCTGGCGCTCTCGAAGATCCTCAAGCAAGCCCTCCGGTCACTCGACCCAGCGGGACCGGGTTTCGCGGCAGTCCTTGCGCCCCCGACGGCCTCCGTCACGATGGGCGCTGCCGGCGTCGCGGCTGGGCTCTGCAGGCTGGCCTGCGCCTTGGACGACCCGTGGCTGCTGTCCGCTGCTGACGCTTGGCTGGTGCGGGCCGAGCGCGAAATCGGGCGGCCCGAAGCGTATTACGACGAGGCGATCGGTATCCCGGCCGACATAGTGGGGCGGACGACGCCGTACCACACGGCGAGCGGCATCCACCTGGTTCGCGCGCTGCTGAGTCTGGCCGTCTGCGATTCCACGTCCGCCGACGCGGCGGCGGCAGCGTTCGTGGCCGCCTCGCGCGGCCCGTGCCGGAGCTTCGACCTGACGCTCGGGCGAGCCGGCACCCTGTTGGCCTGCGCGATGCTGGCGGATGCGCTGCGGGCCGGCGGTGGCGCGGCGACACCGGCCGTCGAGCGACTCGGCTGGGCCACGCAGGGGCGACTGTGGCGGAGAATCGCCGGCTTTCCGCCGGTGCCGGGCTGCGCGCAGCTGCCGGTGCCGGGCCTGGCGCACGGGTGGGCCGGCGTGCTCTACGCGACTCTTCGGTGGCACGCCTCGGCCGGTGGACGCCCGCCGGACGGCTTGGAGCGGCGCCTCCACGAGCTCGCTTCCTGCGCCGAGCCCAACGGCCGCGGTGTAGCCTGGGCGTGTGACCATGCCGGGCCCGGCGAGGAGCCGTTCACCGGATACAGCTCAGGCTGGTGCGGCGGCTCCGCGGGCTTCGTCCACCTGTGGACCTTGGCCCACCGGGAGCTCGGGCGGCGAGAGTTCCTGGATCTCGCCAGGCTCAGCGCCTGGCATACGTGGGAGGGCCGCGAACGGGGGGCCACCCTGTGCTGCTCGAAGGCAGGCCGCGCGTACGCCCTCCTGAACCTCTACCGGCATACGGGTGATCCCGTGTGGCTGAGCCGTGCGCGCGCGCTCGGCGCAAGGGCGGCGCGCGAGGTGTTGACGCCGGGCCGTGCGCCCTGGCGTCCGTTCAGCCTCTACAAGGGGGATCTCGGGGTGGCGGTTCTCGCCGCCGACCTTGAGCGACCGGAACTCGCATGCATGCCGATGTTCGAAGATGAAGGCTGGCCGAGGCTCACGAAGACCTGA
- a CDS encoding AAA family ATPase, with translation MDGIAFHLFGPPEVALPHGEPARGIASPKCLALLAYLALEPGPHSREELATLLWGDFPENAARASLRQALKRIRDGIGDQLHVEHTTVELTGPVACDVTAFLEAARRDPGEAARFDVAHFLNGLAPHRAPAFDEWVTARRRRLTRVYEEAAAELSRRAAAASRWHEAATWADAWIECEPMSEEATRAAMEAWYLAGDRGTALARFAAYRDRLAADLGAAPSGALQQLLRRIESESGVRRARAPRRTPDPVAPSFECSLIGREQAWRLLTRSWTAAAAGRDALVLIEGEAGVGKTRLGEDFLRFVATGGGTVLRGRGYDARSGIPFGPVVELLRGALEAPGASTTEAEWLSEVARLVPELRRRFPAVPEPGAPARATERWRLFEGVVEVLLAVAAERPTVVFVDDLQWCDADTCALLHFLVRRLETSPALVVAALAVDELERDAPAARLCRALRARSRAIVVPLPALTEEQVWQMIREMGHLKSASGARRFARRVFDVTDGNPLHVVELLKTLFAQGLLAVDEARGEWTAASTEPYGMHEFPLPATVQMAIAERVARLPYVLRDLLAVVAVAGAGCRVDVLSAVLGVSRLRAAALADELVERHLLAGEKAVYRCAHPMIAAVVRGEVTASRLTELHRALALALQGAATEHDGRDVAGDVARHAEHGGEPEIAYRSALLASEAALVRYAYEEALSWLDLAASASRGETQADEVNRRTADVLRLAGWTEPPRPVPRPGTPARGFAAADLDLQEGGPR, from the coding sequence ATGGATGGCATTGCCTTCCACCTCTTCGGCCCCCCCGAAGTGGCGCTCCCGCACGGTGAACCCGCGCGCGGCATCGCCTCGCCCAAGTGTCTGGCGCTGCTCGCCTATCTCGCCCTGGAGCCCGGTCCCCACTCACGCGAAGAGCTGGCCACGCTCCTGTGGGGCGACTTCCCCGAGAACGCCGCTCGGGCTTCCCTGCGCCAGGCGCTGAAACGGATTCGCGACGGGATCGGCGATCAGCTGCACGTCGAGCACACCACGGTCGAGCTGACGGGACCGGTCGCGTGTGACGTGACGGCCTTCCTCGAGGCGGCGCGGCGCGATCCGGGCGAGGCGGCTCGCTTCGACGTCGCGCACTTCCTGAACGGTCTCGCGCCGCACCGCGCCCCCGCCTTCGACGAATGGGTGACGGCCCGGCGGCGGCGCCTGACGCGGGTCTACGAGGAGGCGGCGGCGGAGCTTTCGCGGCGCGCGGCGGCTGCGTCGCGCTGGCACGAGGCGGCGACGTGGGCCGATGCCTGGATCGAGTGCGAGCCGATGTCCGAGGAGGCCACCCGGGCGGCGATGGAGGCCTGGTACCTCGCGGGCGATCGCGGCACGGCCCTGGCGCGCTTCGCCGCCTACCGCGATCGGCTCGCGGCCGACCTCGGCGCCGCGCCGAGCGGCGCGCTGCAGCAGCTGCTGCGCCGGATCGAGTCGGAGAGCGGCGTGCGCCGCGCCCGGGCGCCGCGCCGCACGCCCGATCCCGTCGCTCCCTCCTTCGAGTGCAGCCTGATCGGCCGCGAGCAGGCGTGGCGCCTGCTCACCCGGTCGTGGACGGCCGCCGCGGCGGGCCGCGACGCCCTGGTGCTGATCGAGGGCGAGGCCGGCGTCGGGAAGACGCGTCTCGGCGAGGACTTCCTGCGCTTCGTGGCCACCGGGGGAGGGACCGTGCTGCGCGGCCGCGGCTACGATGCCAGGAGCGGGATCCCGTTCGGCCCGGTGGTGGAGCTGCTGCGCGGCGCACTCGAGGCTCCCGGCGCCTCGACGACCGAGGCGGAGTGGCTGAGCGAGGTCGCGCGGCTCGTGCCCGAGCTGCGGCGGCGCTTCCCGGCCGTGCCGGAGCCGGGCGCTCCCGCGCGTGCCACGGAGCGGTGGCGCCTGTTCGAGGGTGTGGTCGAGGTGCTGCTCGCGGTGGCGGCGGAACGGCCGACCGTGGTGTTCGTGGACGATCTGCAGTGGTGCGACGCGGACACCTGCGCGCTGCTCCATTTCCTGGTGCGCCGCCTGGAGACCAGCCCGGCGCTGGTGGTGGCGGCGCTCGCCGTGGACGAGCTGGAGCGCGACGCACCCGCGGCCCGGCTGTGCCGCGCGCTCCGCGCGCGTTCCCGCGCCATCGTGGTCCCGCTGCCCGCACTCACCGAGGAGCAGGTGTGGCAGATGATCCGGGAGATGGGCCACCTCAAGAGCGCGTCGGGCGCGCGGCGGTTCGCCAGGCGCGTGTTCGACGTGACGGACGGCAACCCGTTGCACGTCGTGGAGCTGTTGAAGACGCTGTTCGCCCAGGGGCTCCTCGCCGTGGACGAGGCGCGCGGCGAATGGACGGCTGCGTCGACCGAGCCCTACGGGATGCACGAGTTCCCGCTGCCGGCGACCGTGCAGATGGCCATCGCCGAGCGGGTGGCGCGCCTGCCGTACGTGCTCCGCGACCTGCTGGCCGTGGTGGCGGTGGCCGGCGCCGGGTGCCGCGTGGACGTGCTCTCGGCGGTGCTGGGCGTCTCGCGCCTGAGGGCCGCCGCGCTCGCCGACGAGCTGGTCGAGCGGCACCTCCTGGCCGGGGAGAAGGCCGTCTACCGATGCGCCCATCCGATGATCGCCGCCGTGGTGCGGGGCGAGGTCACCGCGTCGCGCCTGACCGAGCTGCACCGAGCGCTGGCGCTCGCGCTGCAGGGCGCCGCGACGGAGCATGACGGACGCGACGTCGCAGGCGACGTGGCCCGTCACGCCGAGCACGGTGGCGAGCCGGAGATCGCCTACCGAAGCGCGCTGCTGGCGTCCGAGGCCGCACTGGTGCGGTACGCGTACGAGGAGGCACTGTCCTGGCTCGATCTCGCGGCGAGTGCCAGCCGGGGCGAGACCCAGGCCGACGAGGTCAACCGCCGAACGGCGGATGTGCTGCGGCTCGCCGGCTGGACCGAGCCGCCGCGGCCGGTCCCGCGGCCCGGGACGCCGGCGCGGGGGTTCGCCGCCGCCGACCTCGACCTGCAGGAGGGGGGGCCGCGATAA
- a CDS encoding zinc-binding dehydrogenase, with translation MPRATTRAVLIDRLGPPEALVERDVPLGDLGPGDLHLEVHASGVNFADLLQRAGLYGVMPPRPFSPGFEVAGVVVRAGSAVTGWAVGDRAVAMLPSGGYARDVIVTARQAFRYPEGLTPVQAAAVPVVFLTAWVCLFEAARARAGETVLILGAGGGVGTAAVQLAVRHGLTAVGTAGSPAKREFVVGELGAAACFDARGDWESEVRRRRPPGVHVALDPVGGRATAACRRLLLPLGRLVVYGLSEAMPGARRSWLEAGRAYLRTPRFHPLWLVERNQGVFGVQLLHLWDQEAVLRPALTEIYRAVAAGEIRPIVDRTFPLTREGAAAAHRYLHERRNLGKVVLTA, from the coding sequence ATGCCCCGCGCCACCACCCGCGCCGTCCTGATCGACCGCCTCGGTCCGCCGGAGGCGCTGGTGGAGCGCGACGTGCCGCTCGGCGACCTCGGCCCCGGCGACCTGCACCTCGAGGTCCACGCCAGCGGCGTCAACTTCGCCGACCTCCTGCAGCGCGCCGGCCTCTACGGCGTGATGCCGCCGCGCCCGTTCAGCCCCGGCTTCGAGGTCGCGGGCGTGGTGGTGCGCGCCGGCTCCGCCGTGACGGGCTGGGCCGTCGGCGACCGCGCCGTCGCCATGCTCCCGAGCGGCGGCTACGCCCGCGACGTGATCGTCACCGCCCGCCAGGCCTTCCGCTATCCCGAAGGGCTGACGCCGGTCCAGGCGGCCGCGGTGCCGGTCGTCTTCCTCACGGCGTGGGTCTGCCTGTTCGAGGCCGCCCGCGCCCGCGCCGGCGAGACGGTGCTGATCCTCGGCGCCGGCGGGGGCGTCGGCACCGCCGCGGTGCAGCTCGCCGTGCGGCACGGGCTCACCGCCGTCGGCACCGCGGGCAGTCCGGCCAAGCGCGAGTTCGTGGTGGGCGAGCTCGGTGCCGCGGCCTGCTTCGACGCGCGGGGCGACTGGGAATCGGAGGTTCGGCGGCGCCGGCCGCCGGGCGTGCACGTGGCCCTGGACCCCGTCGGCGGCCGCGCGACGGCCGCGTGCCGGCGGCTCCTCCTGCCGTTGGGCAGGCTGGTGGTCTACGGCCTGAGCGAGGCGATGCCGGGCGCGCGCCGGAGCTGGCTGGAGGCGGGGCGCGCGTACCTCCGGACGCCGCGCTTCCACCCGCTGTGGCTGGTGGAGCGCAACCAGGGCGTGTTCGGCGTGCAGCTGCTCCACCTGTGGGACCAGGAGGCCGTGCTGCGCCCGGCGCTGACGGAGATCTACCGCGCCGTGGCCGCGGGCGAGATCCGGCCCATCGTGGACCGGACCTTCCCGCTCACGCGCGAGGGCGCGGCCGCCGCGCACCGCTACCTGCACGAGCGCCGGAATCTCGGCAAGGTGGTCCTGACGGCGTGA
- a CDS encoding metal-dependent hydrolase — protein sequence MHPSLRVTAPVLGLALLGAAAAAPSVAQAPARRHATSAAKPITVTWLGHAAFLVTSAGGTQLLIDPFLRQNPSTPDSLKDTSRYHPAAILVTHSHFDHAADAKAIATASGAKVVAAYDWAQTLGLPDSQLVGVNVGGTVRIGDVTIHAVPAVHGSVPDGRPLGFVLEFADGRTLYDTGDTWIFGDMALIQEQYHPRIILLCAGGGPFTENPRTAALAVRKYFRPTVIVPMHYATFPILATAADVRAAFKGDRRLRVMVPGETRQF from the coding sequence ATGCATCCCAGTCTCCGCGTCACGGCGCCCGTCCTCGGCCTGGCCCTGCTCGGCGCCGCGGCCGCGGCGCCGTCCGTGGCCCAGGCGCCGGCCCGGCGCCACGCCACCTCCGCCGCGAAGCCGATCACCGTCACCTGGCTCGGGCACGCCGCGTTCCTCGTGACCTCGGCGGGCGGCACGCAGCTGCTGATCGACCCGTTCCTCCGGCAGAACCCGTCCACGCCCGACTCGCTCAAGGACACGAGCCGCTACCATCCCGCGGCGATCCTGGTGACCCACTCGCACTTCGACCACGCGGCCGACGCCAAGGCCATCGCCACGGCGAGCGGCGCGAAGGTCGTGGCCGCCTACGACTGGGCCCAGACCCTCGGCCTTCCCGACTCGCAGCTGGTGGGCGTCAACGTCGGCGGGACCGTCAGGATCGGCGACGTCACGATCCACGCGGTGCCGGCAGTACACGGCAGCGTGCCGGACGGCCGGCCGCTGGGCTTCGTGCTCGAGTTCGCCGACGGGCGGACGCTGTACGACACGGGCGACACCTGGATCTTCGGCGACATGGCCCTCATCCAGGAGCAGTACCACCCGCGCATCATCCTGCTGTGCGCGGGCGGCGGCCCGTTCACCGAGAACCCGCGCACCGCGGCGCTGGCGGTGCGCAAGTACTTCCGCCCCACCGTCATCGTCCCGATGCACTACGCCACGTTCCCGATCCTGGCGACCGCGGCCGACGTGCGCGCCGCGTTCAAGGGCGACCGGCGGCTCCGGGTGATGGTGCCGGGCGAGACGCGCCAGTTCTGA
- a CDS encoding radical SAM protein has translation MKLLLVSPTSPLWRTRAPGEYRGPRAFRFSMLSSLYVAAAMPPGVETRVVDEDVEPVDFEAEADLVGVSFMTYNAPRAYEIADEFRRRGKTVIAGGYHPTFLPEEAARHFDAVCVGEAEANVPAMLADLAAGGLRKVYRRESGPLAGLPVPDRSLIRRGAYITPDAVQATRGCPYACTFCSVAAFCHHSFRTRPVEEVADELAGLGRRVLFVDDNIIGDRDYALDLFARIAPLGKQWCSQCSVRIADDPRLLEAAARSGCIALFLGLESLSDGNLGAWRKTTNRAGDYARAVTRLHAAGIGVYAGFVFGMDDDDAATFERTLAFLDTAHVDVLQCTILTPFPGTPLFDDLERQGRIRTRDWELYDFGHVVFEPRRLSPEALLAGASWVESRFYSRRAAWRRIVRAFGYLRPAAVVGALMPLSLGYVARSRAYGVREKARGHERVGSAPLPA, from the coding sequence GTGAAGCTCCTGCTCGTCAGCCCGACCTCGCCCCTGTGGCGCACCCGCGCGCCGGGAGAGTACCGGGGGCCGCGGGCCTTCCGTTTCTCGATGCTCTCCAGCCTCTACGTCGCGGCGGCGATGCCGCCCGGCGTCGAGACCCGCGTCGTGGACGAGGATGTGGAGCCGGTGGACTTCGAGGCGGAGGCGGACCTGGTGGGCGTGTCGTTCATGACCTACAACGCGCCGCGGGCCTACGAGATCGCGGACGAGTTCCGGCGCCGCGGGAAGACGGTCATCGCCGGGGGCTACCACCCGACGTTCCTGCCCGAGGAGGCCGCCCGGCACTTCGACGCCGTGTGCGTCGGCGAGGCGGAGGCCAACGTGCCCGCGATGCTGGCCGACCTCGCGGCGGGCGGGTTGCGGAAGGTCTACCGCCGCGAGTCCGGACCGCTCGCGGGCCTGCCGGTGCCGGACCGGAGCCTCATCCGCCGCGGCGCCTACATCACCCCCGACGCCGTCCAGGCCACCCGGGGCTGCCCCTACGCCTGCACCTTCTGCTCGGTCGCGGCGTTCTGCCACCACTCGTTCCGCACCCGCCCCGTGGAGGAGGTGGCCGACGAGCTGGCGGGTCTGGGCCGCCGGGTGCTGTTCGTGGACGACAACATCATCGGCGACCGCGACTACGCGCTCGACCTGTTCGCCCGCATCGCGCCGCTCGGGAAGCAGTGGTGCAGCCAGTGCAGCGTCCGCATCGCCGACGACCCGCGCCTGCTCGAGGCGGCGGCCCGGAGCGGGTGCATCGCCCTGTTCCTCGGCCTCGAGTCGCTGAGCGACGGCAATCTCGGCGCCTGGCGCAAGACCACCAACCGCGCGGGCGACTACGCGCGCGCCGTCACGCGGCTGCACGCCGCCGGCATCGGCGTGTACGCCGGCTTCGTGTTCGGCATGGACGACGACGACGCGGCCACCTTCGAGCGTACGCTCGCCTTTCTCGACACGGCGCACGTGGACGTGCTGCAGTGCACCATCCTCACGCCGTTCCCGGGCACGCCGCTGTTCGACGACTTGGAGCGTCAGGGCCGCATCCGGACGCGGGACTGGGAGCTGTACGACTTCGGGCACGTGGTCTTCGAGCCTCGGCGGCTCAGCCCCGAGGCCCTGCTGGCCGGCGCCAGCTGGGTGGAGAGCCGGTTCTACTCGCGCCGGGCCGCCTGGCGGCGCATCGTCCGCGCGTTCGGCTACCTGCGGCCGGCGGCGGTCGTGGGCGCCCTCATGCCCCTCAGCCTGGGTTACGTGGCCCGCTCGAGGGCGTACGGCGTGCGGGAGAAGGCGCGCGGACACGAGCGCGTCGGATCGGCGCCCCTCCCCGCGTAG